Below is a window of Pyrobaculum aerophilum str. IM2 DNA.
TAATCTCCACGGCAATTACCACGCCGTCTTTTATAACTATGTCTAACTCTACCTCGCTGGGGTAGCCATAGACGTGTCCGTCCGCGTCGTAGTACAGCCACCTCTCCACCTTGTAGCCAACCTCGCGCAAAAGCTCCCTTACCCCTTCCCTAAACGCGTCTTCGCCAAGAACGCCCCAACGCGCCCCTAACGCATCTAATTTTACAGAAATTTGCCTAATATCCCTCTTCAGCTCTTCTTTTGTAACCTCCACCTCTTTTCTCAACTCTCCTACGTCTTGTTTAGTGGCTAAGTTTTGCCAAGGGACCAACTTGGCCAATGCCTTGTAGACTATTTCGGGCCTAGAGACGAGGACGTCTACTAATATATCAGGATTCTCTATCAACACTCTCCTAATCTCTTCAACAAGAGACACAAACTTAACTTGTCGCAAGGTTATAAATTTAACGAAAATAGCCGACGTGTCCCTCACGCCCTCCGGGCATCTTGGGCGCGGGCCTCCGGGTAGCCAGCGGCTTTCGGAGCGGGCCACGCCCTGGCAGTCGGTTTTGGCAGACCAGTTCCTTTTGACTCCTCGCCGTGCCCGGGGCGGGGTGGCGCCCCGTCATGGATTCTTGTCGCATATCCCCGAACTTTGATCTACTCTCCTTTATTCAATTTCACCATAGGCGTATAACATTATTTCCGACGTGCAGTCTAGTAGATATTTCGCAATAGGATACCTATAGGCGCTTTAATTAAGGCAAGAATCCCCCTTTTATACATTCCAGGACTAGAGAGGCTATCCATAGGCCTAGAAGCCGGCGGTGTGCGTTATAAGTTCTATACTTCGTATGCCAGACGAGTCTAGTCGTGTTGTGTCAAAACTCTCTTCACAGCTTCTTTGTGAAGCGGAGTTTGCCAAGCCACGTGTTTACCAATACATAGTCCTAAGTCTTTTTCAGGGGGCGGCACGTCTATCCAGAAGTAAGGGTCTCTGCTATGTAAGTTGTATATAATTAAGTTTTTGCGA
It encodes the following:
- a CDS encoding PD-(D/E)XK nuclease family protein, which encodes MSLVEEIRRVLIENPDILVDVLVSRPEIVYKALAKLVPWQNLATKQDVGELRKEVEVTKEELKRDIRQISVKLDALGARWGVLGEDAFREGVRELLREVGYKVERWLYYDADGHVYGYPSEVELDIVIKDGVVIAVEITSSLKRGDLYIVKRKTELYTKASGRLVNAVLIITPYINDKNPNYVKVMAERIGIKLVTPEEAAEKPL